One part of the Pseudomonas sp. MYb118 genome encodes these proteins:
- a CDS encoding sensor histidine kinase — translation MHKPSSLRWRLLWNLASLLVVLMLASGLSAYWNGREAADTAYDRTLLASARTIAAGVSSRDGSLSADVPYVALDTFAYDSAGRIFYLVNDINQKLISGYENLPPPPPGTPRTDDYPALARFYNATYQGQNVRVVSLLKPVSEPNMNGMAEIRVAETDEARVSMARSLAADTLLRLGMLAIGALLMVWFAVSAALRPLERLRTAVEERQPDDLRPLPLVEVQHELWPLVRALNHFTERLRGQFERQAQFIADAAHELRTPLAALKARLELGLRSSEPQTWRDTLQTAAQGTDRLTHLANQLLSLARVENGARAIAEGGAQLLDLSQLARELGMAMAPLAHARGVALALEADEPVWLRGEPTLLNELLSNLVDNALAHTPPGGNVILRVSAPAVLEVEDDGPGIPLEERDRVFERFYRRNQQVAGSGLGLAIVGEICRAHLAQISLHDGEQAGLKVRVSFIAG, via the coding sequence ATGCATAAGCCCAGCAGCCTGCGCTGGCGGTTGCTGTGGAACCTGGCGTCGCTGCTGGTGGTGTTGATGCTGGCCAGTGGCTTGAGTGCTTACTGGAACGGGCGCGAAGCCGCCGACACCGCCTATGACCGCACCTTGCTGGCCTCGGCGCGGACCATTGCCGCTGGCGTGTCGTCACGCGATGGCAGCCTCAGCGCCGACGTGCCCTACGTGGCCCTGGACACTTTCGCCTACGACAGCGCCGGACGGATTTTCTACCTGGTCAACGACATCAACCAGAAGCTGATTTCCGGCTACGAAAACCTGCCGCCACCACCGCCCGGCACGCCACGCACCGATGATTACCCGGCGCTCGCCCGCTTCTACAATGCCACCTATCAGGGGCAGAACGTGCGGGTGGTCAGCCTGCTCAAGCCGGTGAGCGAGCCGAACATGAACGGCATGGCGGAAATCCGCGTGGCCGAAACCGATGAAGCCCGGGTCAGCATGGCCCGCAGCCTGGCGGCCGATACCTTGCTGCGCCTGGGCATGCTGGCGATTGGTGCACTGTTGATGGTGTGGTTCGCCGTGAGCGCCGCGCTGCGTCCGCTGGAGCGTTTGCGCACGGCGGTGGAAGAGCGGCAACCCGACGATTTGCGGCCATTGCCGCTGGTGGAAGTGCAGCACGAGTTGTGGCCACTGGTGCGGGCGCTCAACCACTTCACTGAGCGCCTGCGCGGCCAGTTCGAGCGCCAGGCGCAATTCATCGCCGATGCCGCCCATGAACTGCGCACGCCACTGGCGGCGCTCAAGGCGCGGCTGGAACTGGGACTGCGTTCCAGCGAGCCGCAGACCTGGCGCGACACCCTGCAAACGGCGGCCCAGGGTACCGACCGTCTGACCCACCTGGCCAATCAGTTGCTGTCGCTGGCGCGGGTCGAGAACGGCGCCCGAGCCATCGCCGAAGGCGGCGCGCAGTTGCTCGACCTCAGCCAACTGGCCCGCGAGCTGGGCATGGCCATGGCGCCGCTGGCCCACGCCCGCGGTGTCGCCCTGGCGCTGGAGGCGGACGAGCCGGTCTGGCTGCGCGGCGAGCCTACGCTGCTCAACGAGCTGTTGAGCAATCTGGTGGACAACGCCCTGGCCCATACGCCGCCCGGCGGCAATGTGATCCTGCGGGTGTCGGCACCGGCGGTGCTGGAAGTCGAGGACGATGGGCCGGGAATTCCCCTGGAGGAGCGCGACCGGGTGTTCGAGCGCTTCTACCGACGCAACCAGCAAGTCGCCGGCTCCGGCCTTGGCCTGGCGATCGTCGGCGAAATTTGCCGCGCGCACCTGGCGCAGATCAGCCTGCACGATGGCGAACAGGCCGGTTTGAAGGTGCGCGTGAGCTTTATTGCCGGCTAA
- a CDS encoding HDOD domain-containing protein produces the protein MSELADKIQQDLVEAIDNDDLVLPTLPEVAMEIRKAAEDPEISVSNLSKVIGRDAALSARLIKVVNSPLLRATQEVTDLHTAITRLGVNYSSNLAIGLVMEQIFHARSDVVEKKMRDVWRKSLEIAGVSYALCRTYTQLKPDQAALGGLVHQIGVLPILTYAEDHFELLSDPVSLNHVIDHIHPVLGEKLLRVWEFPEMLVQVPGLYLDFKRESEHADYVDLVQVASLYCYKDTDHAIARIDPFSVPAFKKLGIDPENEAMCSDLEESRSMFY, from the coding sequence ATGAGTGAGCTGGCGGATAAGATCCAACAGGATTTGGTTGAGGCCATCGACAACGATGACCTGGTTCTGCCAACGTTGCCGGAAGTGGCCATGGAGATTCGCAAGGCCGCTGAAGATCCGGAAATCAGTGTCAGTAACCTGAGCAAGGTGATCGGCCGTGACGCCGCGCTGTCCGCGCGGCTGATCAAGGTGGTCAACAGCCCGCTGCTGCGCGCGACCCAGGAAGTCACGGACCTGCACACGGCCATCACTCGTCTGGGCGTCAACTACAGCAGCAACCTGGCGATTGGCCTGGTGATGGAGCAGATTTTCCACGCGCGTTCCGACGTGGTGGAGAAAAAAATGCGTGATGTCTGGCGCAAAAGCCTGGAAATCGCCGGGGTCAGCTACGCGCTGTGCCGCACTTATACCCAACTCAAGCCCGATCAGGCCGCGCTCGGTGGGCTGGTGCATCAGATTGGCGTATTGCCGATCCTGACCTACGCCGAAGATCACTTCGAGCTGCTGTCAGACCCGGTCAGCCTCAACCACGTCATTGACCATATCCACCCGGTGCTGGGCGAAAAGCTGCTGCGGGTCTGGGAGTTCCCGGAAATGCTGGTGCAGGTTCCGGGGCTGTACCTGGATTTCAAGCGCGAATCCGAGCACGCCGATTACGTCGATCTGGTGCAGGTGGCCAGCCTGTATTGCTACAAGGACACCGATCACGCCATTGCCCGGATCGACCCGTTCAGCGTGCCGGCGTTCAAAAAGCTGGGGATTGACCCGGAAAACGAAGCGATGTGCAGCGATCTTGAAGAGTCACGGTCGATGTTTTATTGA
- a CDS encoding folate-binding protein YgfZ translates to MADSAFFCTLSHEGVLAVRGVDATKYLQGQLTCNLNYLSDSRASLGARCTQKGRMQSSFRILLQGDGVLMAMASGLLEPQLADLKKYAVFSKSKLTDESAAWVRFGVNHGDAALISLGLELPADTDSVVRNDELIAVRVSPGRAELWVAADQADAIKGKLSALLAEGDLNQWLLGQIRAGIGQVMAGTRELFIPQMLNLQAVGGVSFKKGCYTGQEIVARMQYLGKLKRRLYRLSLAADQLPEPGTPLFSPTHGSSIGEVVIAANTGHNIELLAVLQAEAAESGDVHLGTLEGPALHLLDLPYELDRDREIQS, encoded by the coding sequence ATGGCCGATTCTGCTTTTTTCTGCACCCTCTCACACGAAGGCGTTCTCGCGGTTCGCGGCGTGGATGCCACCAAATACCTGCAAGGGCAGTTGACCTGCAACCTCAACTACCTGAGCGACAGCCGGGCCAGCCTGGGCGCGCGCTGCACGCAGAAAGGCCGGATGCAATCGAGTTTCCGCATCCTGCTGCAAGGGGACGGCGTGCTCATGGCCATGGCCAGCGGGCTGTTGGAGCCGCAACTGGCGGACCTGAAAAAGTACGCGGTGTTCTCCAAGTCAAAACTGACCGATGAAAGTGCCGCGTGGGTGCGTTTCGGCGTCAACCATGGCGATGCTGCCCTGATCAGCCTGGGCCTGGAATTGCCAGCCGACACCGACAGCGTCGTGCGTAACGACGAATTGATCGCCGTGCGCGTGTCACCCGGCCGTGCCGAACTCTGGGTGGCTGCCGATCAGGCCGACGCCATCAAGGGCAAATTGTCCGCCCTGCTGGCTGAAGGTGATCTCAACCAATGGCTGCTGGGCCAGATCCGCGCAGGGATTGGCCAGGTCATGGCGGGCACCCGCGAGTTGTTCATCCCACAGATGCTCAACCTGCAAGCCGTCGGTGGCGTGAGTTTCAAGAAAGGCTGCTACACCGGCCAGGAAATCGTTGCGCGCATGCAGTACCTGGGCAAACTCAAGCGCCGCTTGTATCGCCTGAGCCTTGCCGCCGATCAACTGCCGGAACCTGGCACACCGCTGTTTTCGCCGACCCATGGCAGTTCCATCGGCGAAGTGGTGATTGCCGCGAACACCGGGCACAACATTGAACTGCTGGCCGTGCTGCAAGCCGAAGCCGCAGAAAGTGGTGACGTCCATCTGGGCACACTGGAAGGGCCGGCCCTGCACTTGCTCGACCTGCCGTATGAACTGGATCGCGATCGCGAAATCCAGAGTTAA
- a CDS encoding succinate dehydrogenase assembly factor 2 — protein MVEDVELNRLYWHSRRGMLELDVLLVPFVKEVYPHLNDVDRACYVRLLECEDQDMFGWFMERSESEDPELQRMVRMILDRVQPK, from the coding sequence ATGGTCGAAGATGTTGAACTGAATCGCCTCTACTGGCACAGCCGCCGCGGCATGCTTGAGCTTGACGTGTTGCTGGTGCCGTTCGTGAAAGAGGTCTACCCGCACCTCAACGACGTGGATCGCGCCTGCTACGTGCGCCTGCTCGAATGCGAAGACCAGGACATGTTCGGCTGGTTCATGGAGCGCAGCGAGTCCGAGGATCCGGAGCTGCAGCGCATGGTTCGCATGATCCTGGATCGTGTCCAGCCCAAGTAA
- a CDS encoding protein YgfX, with protein MSSPSNTFECRWQASRRLLAAYLSAQLFALGALCLLAIPFWASLPGVLCCLLHAAWTLPRQILLTHPGAFRGLRRDADGWQLWNQAQGWQAVQLRPDSLALPLIVVLRFRLRGERRVRAICVPADSLTPDVHRRLRVRLTFSRRRWAAPG; from the coding sequence GTGTCCAGCCCAAGTAATACCTTCGAATGCCGCTGGCAGGCCTCACGGCGGTTGCTGGCGGCGTATCTCTCGGCCCAGCTGTTCGCGCTGGGCGCTTTGTGCCTTCTTGCCATACCGTTCTGGGCCAGTCTGCCGGGCGTTTTGTGCTGCCTGCTGCACGCGGCCTGGACGCTGCCACGGCAGATCCTGCTGACGCACCCCGGCGCCTTTCGCGGCTTGCGTCGCGATGCGGATGGCTGGCAACTGTGGAATCAGGCGCAGGGCTGGCAGGCGGTGCAGTTGCGCCCGGACAGCCTGGCGCTGCCGTTGATCGTGGTGCTGCGCTTTCGCTTGCGCGGCGAACGGCGAGTCCGGGCGATCTGCGTGCCCGCGGATTCGCTGACGCCGGATGTGCACCGGCGCCTGCGGGTCCGACTGACGTTCAGCCGACGTAGGTGGGCGGCACCAGGATAG